ATGCCATCCTGAGCGTATCGACAACATCGTTGAGAGTCTACAAACAGCAGGTGTCAATGTCGTCAAAGCCGGCGAAGAGCGGTTTAGCAGTGAGCTGTCAGTTCTCTTGATTGGACATCTTGTTGACGCCGATTTATCGGACACGATCACATGTATTGAAGATCGCCAAGAAGCATCAGTGACTGACTTGACTCTTTCAGCACCAGATGGCGCAAGCGGTGTCGCAAGTGCTCAGTTGCGTATAGCAACTGAAGAGAATCAAGTTGATGAGGTTCTCTCGGAGATTCGAGATATGGCTGCATCGAAAGGGTTGACTGTCGTTGAACCACAAATCGACAGAGGAGGTGATGCGTAATGCGAATTGCAATTGCCGGTGCTGGAGCAGTTGGCACCTCGGTTCTGGAGCTTGCAGAGGAGTATGGACACACCGTTGTTGGTATTGCTGATTCATCCAGCGCAGCAACTGGTGATGAACAGGTTGATGTAGAATCAGTTTTACAGCGGAAAGAAGAGACGGGGGCTGTCGGGACCCAGCCAGCAGGCGAGTTGTTTAAAACAGAATATGATGTCTTGGTCGAAGCAACACCAACGACACTTGGAGATGCTCAACCAGCGTTTAGTCATTGCCAACGAGCACTTGAAGAGGATCGACATGTCGTGTTAGCAAATAAGGGACCAGTTGCGGAACGGTATACTGATCTACGCAAGATTGAGACTCAAAGTAATGGTAGTATTCGATTTGAAGCAACTGTCGGGGGAGCCATTCCAGCTATTCGAACAATTGAGGATTATGGACCGGAAAAAGTTCTTGCAGCTCGAGGGGTGCTTAACGGGACAGCGAACTTTGTCCTGACAAGGATGGCTGCAGAAGGACTGAGCTATGAGAAAGTGCTCTCTGAGGCACAGGAACTTGGTGTAGCAGAAACAGACCCGAGCTTTGATGTCGAAGGGACCGACGCAGCGCTGAAATGTGTGATTATGGCAAATGTACTGACCGGCGGTGATCCCGAATTCACCCTTTCCGATGCAACAGTTGAAGGTATTACAGATATACCGGGCAGTGCACTTGATCTGGCTGCACAGGATAACAAAACTATTCGGCTAATTGGAGAAGCAACTCGCGATCACGTCAAGGTTGGTCCGCGATTAGTACCAGAGAACGGCCCGCTATCTGTGACAGGAACACGAAATATCGTTCAAATCGATACGGAACATGCCGGTCGGCTGAATCTTTCTGGACGCGGAGCAGGCGGCCCGGAAACAGCAACAGCAGTGCTTGCTGACGTCGGTCGGTTAGGTTAACATGTAGCCCGTTGATCGGCTATCGAAGCAAGTGGTGAATAAATATTTAACTTCTACAGTCTACGTCTTCCTCCTCAAGGAGCCGCCAAAGGCGGTGAGTAGGCAGGGTAGTTCACCAACAAGTTGTAACAGGTTTAGTCGGGAAACTGGGTTATATTTAGATCGCCCACGATCAGACTCAATTACTTTTGACCCTCTCCACACGGGGAAAGCTGTGGGATTGCTCCGTGAGTAATTCCGGTTGGATTACCCCGGCTGTGAACGTGCGGATTCGCCGATGCATCTTTAGTCTTCACGTCAAGGCTGTGGTGTGTTGAATGGGCGTATCTACTCAGTTTTGCCCTCTTTTCCGGGAGTAGCACTCACGGGGGCTTAGGCCGTGAGCAGCGGATCAGGCCATCCTAACGCTCTATTCTATCCACGAAAGGAACGTTCTGTGATGATAATATCAACCGCTGCTGGTTGGGCTGCAAAGGTCTGTGAACGCGTGAGTAAGTTCCTCGTAGCAGCATGTCGTGTGTCGACCGACACATAACCTTTCGAGAGAGTAGACGATTGGATTACAGACTATTTTTGTCGGGGGGGGTTGTGGCATATCATGTGATTTATCCCTTGGCTAAGGCCCATGGGCGTTCACCTTGCAATTCTGCAAGTGCCGTCATGGGAACAAGGACTCCTCCCCGTGAGGCAGGAAGTCTCATCCTCAACCAAACGAGGCCGTAATCCGAGCGGAGCAGGACGGCGTAAGTTCATATATGTGTATATTTGGCGAATATAGGATCAATTTTGCTGCCCTTTACCACAAAATATGTGCTGCTTTATACCATGGATTTTGGGAAAAATGGGCATAATGCAAGGGAAATCGGTGGAATTTGGGTACTGTATCGAAATGGTTTTATTGTCTCTGGCCGAAAGTTTCCGGTATAGCGCCACTGCGCGCAAGATAACCATGAGCGAGAAACCTCACCAAAATCTGGCCATTATCGGCCACGTGGACCACGGGAAGAGTACACTGGTCGGGCGACTTCTCTACGAAACGGGAAGTGTACCCGAGCACGTAATTGAACAGTACAAAGAAGAAGCCGAAGAGAAGGGCAAGGGCGGATTCGAATTCGCTTACGTGATGGACAACCTCGCCGAAGAGCGAGAGCGTGGTGTCACTATTGACATCGCCCATCAGGAGTTCGAAACCGACGATTACAACTTCACAATCGTCGACTGTCCGGGTCACCGAGACTTCGTCAAAAACATGATTACTGGCGCAAGCCAGGCAGACAACGCAGTTCTTGTCGTTGCTGCAGATGACGGAGTCGCACCACAGACCCAAGAACACGTCTTCCTTGCTCGAACTCTTGGTATCGACGAGCTGCTTGTCGGGATCAATAAGATGGACATTGTTGACTACGAAGAAAACAAGTTCAAGGAGGTCCAGTCGGAAGTGCAGGAGCTCCTCAAGCAGGTTCAGTTCAACGTAGGAGATGCTTCCTTCATCCCAATCAGCGCATTCGAGGGCGACAATATTGCAGAGGCCTCGGACAATACGCCGTGGTACGACGGCCCAACGCTGCTTGAATCCCTGAATGCTCTTGAAGAGCCAGAGCCACCAACGGACGCTCCACTCCGACTCCCAATTCAGGATGTTTACACGATTTCCGGGATTGGTACTGTCCCAGTTGGACGAATCGAAACAGGTATGATGCATCCGGGCGACGATGTTTCCTTCCAGCCAAGTGATGTTGGCGGAGAGGTCAAGACCATCGAGATGCACCACGAGGAAGTTGACGAAGCCGGTCCAGGTGACAATGTTGGATTCAACGTTCGTGGAGTCGGCAAGGATGACATCCGTCGTGGAGATGTCTGTGGCCCAGCAGACGACCCACCATCAGTTGCTGAGACATTCCAGGCTCAGATTGTTGTGATGCAGCATCCAAGTGTCATCACCGCTGGATACACACCAGTCTTCCACGCACACACCGCACAGGTTGCCTGTACAATCGAGTCAATTGACAAGAAGATGGACCCATCGTCAGGAGAAGTCGCAGAAGAGAATCCTGACTTCATCCAGTCCGGTGACGCTGCAGTTGTTACGGTGCGCCCACAGAAGCCACTCTCAATCGAGCCATCGAGCGAGATTCCAGAGCTTGGTAGCTTCGCAATCCGTGACATGGGACAGACAATTGCAGCAGGTAAGGTCCTGAGCGTCAACGAAGCATAACGTATGCAGCAGGCACGAGTCCGACTCGCCGGTACGAATCCGAGTGCTCTCGATGACATCTGCGGTGATGTCGAAGAGATTGCGGACAAGACCGGCGTCGCGCTATCAGGCCCTGTTCCACTGCCTACCAAAACGCTTGAAATTCCGGCACGAAAATCGCCTGACGGCGAAGGTACAGCGACATGGGAGCACTGGGAAATGCGAGTACACAAACGCCTAATCGATATCGATGCTGACGAACGTGCACTTCGGCAACTGATGCGAATTCAGGTGCCAAACGATGTGAGCATCGAGATCGTTCTCGAAGAATAGGCGACGACCTTTTTTATTGAAGGTCCATACTGGCGGTGATGGCCAGACGACCTACGATTGAGGTACTCGCCCTCTGCGCTGTTATATTCATAATACAACAACTTTTTGTGGTATTTGTCAACACACGCGCAGCAGTCGAATTTTTTGCCTTAGGCTTTCCGCTGACTGAGTATCCGTGGACAGTTGTAACCAGCGTGTATGCTCATGCAAGCTGGCACCACCTCTTCAGTAATGCAATTGTAATTGCACTGGCTGGTCTTCCAATTGAGGGACTAACAACAAGGGTACGGTTTCACTTGTTCGTGCTGTGGACTGGAGCATTCGCTGGCTTCTCACAAATCCTCATCACAAGTGAATTGGTTTTGGGAGCTAGTGGAGCTGCCTTTGCACTACTTGGGTATGTTCTTACCTCAAACCGAGTTACGGGAGGGCTATTAGATATGCTTCGATTGTCAATTCGACAGAAAATTGCCGTGTATATTCTTGTAGCTGCTGGAATTTCGCTAATGCTACACACAGAAGGAGCTGCTCTATATGGGCATTTTACAGGGCTGTTGCTAGGGCTGATAGCCGGACGGATGAATATACTGCGGTCAAAAGAACGCAATACTCAAGTCGCTTCTTAATGTACTACCGATGAGGGCCGGTAGATCAGTGGTAGATCGCTTCCTTCGCAAGGAAGAAGCCCTGGGTTCAAATCCCAGCCGGTCCATTTAGTCTGGGCCTGTTAACCACCAAAAGTATACAGACGATTCCTCCGGGCAAAAGGTGTATTCCGCTTCCAAGAATAGAGAGGTTAGACGATAGACCGCTGAGAATGAGGATTGTCGAGGAACAAAAGAGGCATATTACAAGAATTGCGTAGTTCCTGATAAGGACTGATTATACGATATGAATATATTTGGTACGTCGCTTCGTGAACGTCTGATGTACTTCGCCGGGCTCTTCATCGGAACCATCATTTTATATACTATTATTTACCATTGGTTGCTACTCACATTCGAGCCAAGTGTTCACGAAAAAGCATACCACGACTCGCTGCAGAAGGTGGTAGAAACCTTAACAACGGCTGGGTTTGGAGGAGATACAGACAACTGGACAACTCCACAAGTAAATCTCTTTGTTGTGTTGATGAACCTGACTGGAGTAGCACTTGTCTTCCTAGGCATTCCAGCATTTGCAGTGCCGTTGCTACAGGAAGCGATAAAAGAGCAAGTTCCGACCTCCACAGATGAGGCAGATCACGTAATTATTTGCTCTGAAGTTCCGTCCGGCCGAGTGCTATGGGAACACTTTGAATCGGCTGACATGCCGTATGTGTTTGTACACGATGATCGAGAAACCGTTCGTAGGCTAGCACAGAACGAAATAAATGTGATCCACGGAGATCCAACGCAATTAGAAACGTTA
This portion of the Salinarchaeum sp. IM2453 genome encodes:
- a CDS encoding homoserine dehydrogenase is translated as MRIAIAGAGAVGTSVLELAEEYGHTVVGIADSSSAATGDEQVDVESVLQRKEETGAVGTQPAGELFKTEYDVLVEATPTTLGDAQPAFSHCQRALEEDRHVVLANKGPVAERYTDLRKIETQSNGSIRFEATVGGAIPAIRTIEDYGPEKVLAARGVLNGTANFVLTRMAAEGLSYEKVLSEAQELGVAETDPSFDVEGTDAALKCVIMANVLTGGDPEFTLSDATVEGITDIPGSALDLAAQDNKTIRLIGEATRDHVKVGPRLVPENGPLSVTGTRNIVQIDTEHAGRLNLSGRGAGGPETATAVLADVGRLG
- a CDS encoding rhomboid family intramembrane serine protease, which encodes MARRPTIEVLALCAVIFIIQQLFVVFVNTRAAVEFFALGFPLTEYPWTVVTSVYAHASWHHLFSNAIVIALAGLPIEGLTTRVRFHLFVLWTGAFAGFSQILITSELVLGASGAAFALLGYVLTSNRVTGGLLDMLRLSIRQKIAVYILVAAGISLMLHTEGAALYGHFTGLLLGLIAGRMNILRSKERNTQVAS
- the rpsJ gene encoding 30S ribosomal protein S10 is translated as MQQARVRLAGTNPSALDDICGDVEEIADKTGVALSGPVPLPTKTLEIPARKSPDGEGTATWEHWEMRVHKRLIDIDADERALRQLMRIQVPNDVSIEIVLEE
- the tuf gene encoding translation elongation factor EF-1 subunit alpha, with amino-acid sequence MSEKPHQNLAIIGHVDHGKSTLVGRLLYETGSVPEHVIEQYKEEAEEKGKGGFEFAYVMDNLAEERERGVTIDIAHQEFETDDYNFTIVDCPGHRDFVKNMITGASQADNAVLVVAADDGVAPQTQEHVFLARTLGIDELLVGINKMDIVDYEENKFKEVQSEVQELLKQVQFNVGDASFIPISAFEGDNIAEASDNTPWYDGPTLLESLNALEEPEPPTDAPLRLPIQDVYTISGIGTVPVGRIETGMMHPGDDVSFQPSDVGGEVKTIEMHHEEVDEAGPGDNVGFNVRGVGKDDIRRGDVCGPADDPPSVAETFQAQIVVMQHPSVITAGYTPVFHAHTAQVACTIESIDKKMDPSSGEVAEENPDFIQSGDAAVVTVRPQKPLSIEPSSEIPELGSFAIRDMGQTIAAGKVLSVNEA
- a CDS encoding amino acid-binding protein; this translates as MSEHAESVQTYTIRLELVDEPGELLNALGPISEEGGNLLSILHERGNVTPRGRIPVEIDIECHPERIDNIVESLQTAGVNVVKAGEERFSSELSVLLIGHLVDADLSDTITCIEDRQEASVTDLTLSAPDGASGVASAQLRIATEENQVDEVLSEIRDMAASKGLTVVEPQIDRGGDA